Proteins encoded within one genomic window of Microbacterium sp. zg-B185:
- the nusG gene encoding transcription termination/antitermination protein NusG: protein MSERYVDDADWATAAEQSSEDDEAQEGSILAQEDRANTPAEHLAVHIVDDEEEDLSDLDDIDIDDPEADAIVNDALHIDKADEAEAAAEVLTDSLADEVAEYAADHADDVTPYDGPDINGDEDEPVLDAEFVAEVDAAAEVVDEVEASVSPADAATVEPDLDAADAEDADDADAVDTAGAVAEDGDTEDGDTEDGEEDPYEAFRAELRSLPGKWYVIHSYAGFERKVKANIEQRKSTLEVEDDIYQVEVPMEDVVEIKNGQRKMVTRVRIPGYVLVRMELNEDTWSVVRHTPGVTGFVGNAHNPTPLRFEESFNMLKSLVEIKEVAPAKGAAAKGGHAVARSIPAEVDFEVGETITIKEGSFAGLPGTISEIKPESGKLTVLVSLFERETPVELSFDQVTKL from the coding sequence TTGTCTGAAAGATATGTAGACGACGCCGACTGGGCGACCGCCGCTGAGCAGTCGTCCGAGGACGACGAAGCCCAGGAGGGCAGCATCCTCGCCCAGGAGGACCGTGCCAACACGCCGGCCGAACACCTGGCCGTGCACATCGTCGACGACGAGGAAGAAGACCTCTCGGATCTGGACGACATCGACATCGACGATCCGGAGGCGGACGCAATCGTGAACGACGCTCTGCACATCGACAAGGCCGACGAGGCCGAAGCGGCCGCTGAGGTGCTGACCGATTCGCTCGCCGACGAGGTCGCCGAGTACGCGGCCGACCACGCCGATGACGTGACCCCGTACGACGGTCCCGACATCAACGGCGACGAGGATGAGCCCGTGCTGGACGCGGAGTTCGTCGCCGAGGTGGATGCCGCAGCAGAGGTCGTCGACGAGGTCGAAGCATCCGTCAGCCCGGCCGATGCCGCCACCGTCGAGCCCGACCTCGACGCGGCAGACGCCGAAGACGCTGACGATGCGGACGCGGTGGACACCGCCGGCGCGGTCGCCGAGGACGGCGACACCGAGGACGGCGACACCGAGGACGGCGAGGAAGACCCGTACGAGGCGTTCCGCGCCGAGCTGCGCAGCCTCCCGGGCAAGTGGTACGTCATCCACTCGTACGCCGGATTCGAGCGCAAGGTGAAGGCGAACATCGAGCAGCGCAAGTCCACGCTCGAGGTCGAAGACGACATCTACCAGGTCGAGGTCCCGATGGAGGACGTCGTCGAGATCAAGAACGGACAGCGCAAGATGGTCACGCGCGTCCGGATCCCCGGCTATGTGCTCGTGCGCATGGAGCTGAACGAGGACACCTGGTCTGTCGTGCGGCACACGCCGGGCGTGACCGGCTTCGTCGGCAACGCGCACAACCCGACGCCGCTGCGGTTCGAAGAGTCCTTCAACATGCTCAAGAGCCTCGTCGAGATCAAGGAAGTCGCACCCGCCAAGGGCGCCGCTGCCAAGGGCGGCCACGCCGTCGCACGCAGCATCCCCGCCGAGGTCGACTTCGAGGTCGGCGAGACCATCACGATCAAGGAAGGCTCGTTCGCGGGTCTGCCCGGCACGATCAGCGAGATCAAGCCCGAGAGCGGAAAGCTCACGGTCCTGGTC
- the secE gene encoding preprotein translocase subunit SecE has product MIQDEPKGEVVASGGAPRTKKPNVFARIALFVRQVFAELRKVVTPTRQELIKYTGVVLGFVVVMMALVYGLDLLFVWVTTVVFGVPA; this is encoded by the coding sequence ATGATCCAAGACGAGCCGAAGGGCGAGGTCGTCGCTTCGGGCGGCGCGCCCCGCACGAAGAAGCCGAACGTCTTCGCTCGCATCGCGCTGTTCGTCCGTCAGGTGTTCGCCGAACTCCGCAAGGTCGTCACGCCGACGCGCCAAGAGCTGATCAAGTACACGGGCGTCGTGCTCGGGTTCGTGGTCGTGATGATGGCGCTGGTCTACGGCCTGGACCTGCTGTTCGTCTGGGTGACGACCGTCGTCTTCGGCGTTCCCGCCTGA
- a CDS encoding NAD-dependent succinate-semialdehyde dehydrogenase has protein sequence MSDYAVVNPATGETLATYPVATDAELEQALAAADAASRGWARTSTVAERAALLRRVAELHRERRDDLGAIIVREMGKPLAAAVAEVDFAADITEFYADNAERIMADQPIDILGEGTAVIRRSPLGVLLGIMPWNFPYYQVARFAAPNLLIGNPILLKHAGQCPESSAAIETMYHDAGFPEGAYTNLYLTNEQAAEVIADPRVHGVSVTGSERAGAAVAEVAGRNLKKVVLELGGSDPFILLSTDDLDAAVQAAADARLDNTGQSCNAAKRFIVADELYQPFLEKFTAVMTGSKLGDPFAEDTVLGPLSSLAAAERLEEQVEKAVAQGATLVAGGSRDGAFYPATVLTDVTPEMDAYREEFFGPVGIVYRAADEEDAVRIANDTPFGLGSYVFTTDQDQAQRVADRIEAGMVYVNLVLADSPELPFGGVKRSGTGREMGLLAADEFVNKKLVRVGA, from the coding sequence ATGAGCGACTACGCAGTCGTCAACCCGGCCACCGGCGAGACCCTGGCCACCTACCCCGTCGCGACGGACGCGGAACTCGAGCAGGCGCTGGCGGCCGCGGACGCGGCATCCCGAGGCTGGGCGCGCACCTCCACCGTCGCCGAACGCGCCGCGCTGCTGCGGCGGGTCGCCGAGCTTCACCGCGAGCGGCGCGACGACCTCGGCGCGATCATCGTGCGCGAGATGGGCAAGCCCCTCGCCGCGGCCGTCGCCGAGGTGGACTTCGCCGCCGACATCACCGAGTTCTACGCGGACAATGCCGAGCGGATCATGGCGGATCAGCCGATCGACATCCTCGGAGAGGGGACCGCGGTGATCCGCCGCTCGCCGCTGGGCGTGCTGCTGGGGATCATGCCGTGGAACTTCCCGTACTACCAGGTGGCCCGGTTCGCCGCACCCAACCTGCTGATCGGCAACCCGATCCTGCTCAAGCATGCCGGCCAGTGCCCGGAGTCCTCCGCCGCGATCGAGACGATGTACCACGATGCCGGCTTCCCCGAGGGCGCGTACACCAACCTGTACCTGACCAACGAGCAGGCCGCCGAGGTGATCGCCGACCCCCGCGTGCACGGCGTGTCGGTCACCGGGTCGGAGCGTGCCGGTGCGGCCGTCGCGGAGGTCGCCGGACGCAACCTCAAGAAGGTCGTCCTGGAACTCGGCGGATCGGACCCGTTCATCCTGCTCTCCACCGATGATCTGGATGCCGCCGTCCAGGCCGCCGCGGACGCGCGTCTGGACAACACCGGCCAGTCCTGCAACGCGGCCAAACGCTTCATCGTCGCCGACGAGCTGTACCAGCCGTTCCTGGAGAAGTTCACCGCCGTCATGACCGGGTCCAAGCTAGGCGATCCGTTCGCCGAGGACACCGTGCTGGGTCCGCTGTCGTCCCTGGCGGCCGCGGAGCGCCTCGAAGAGCAGGTCGAGAAGGCGGTCGCGCAGGGCGCGACGCTGGTGGCCGGAGGCTCGCGTGACGGCGCGTTCTATCCCGCGACGGTGCTCACCGATGTGACACCCGAGATGGACGCGTACCGCGAAGAGTTCTTCGGACCCGTGGGCATCGTGTACCGCGCGGCCGACGAGGAGGATGCCGTCCGGATCGCCAACGACACCCCGTTCGGGCTCGGCTCCTACGTGTTCACCACCGACCAGGATCAGGCGCAGCGGGTCGCGGACCGCATCGAGGCCGGCATGGTCTACGTGAACCTCGTGCTCGCGGACTCGCCGGAGCTGCCGTTCGGCGGTGTCAAGCGCAGCGGCACCGGCCGGGAGATGGGGCTGCTCGCGGCGGACGAGTTCGTGAACAAGAAGCTGGTCCGCGTCGGCGCGTGA
- a CDS encoding APC family permease, whose translation MTEDTDAAPPLAAPAAQSDGGLSSKGLSAGTVGLIGAVVIGISCIAPAYTLTAALGPTVSEVGFQVPAIILVGFIPMLLVAFGYRELNRRMPDAGTSFTWAARAFGPWVGWMAGWGLIAATILVLSNLAGIAVEFLFLLIDQIAGSPGSIAELAFNPFINVVVCLLFMLGATTISYRDMQTTQKLQYVLVSFQVVVLVIFSVAAFVHVAQGNAFDASPVELSWFNPFAVGSFTAVVAGLSLSIFIFWGWDVTLTMNEETRDPEKTPGRAATLTVITIVVLYLLISVSLLAFAGTGAEGLGLGNEDIQANVFFFLSGPILGPLAFLVSLAVLTSSASSLQSTFVSPARTLLAMGHYGALPRRFAEVSPRFFTPGFATIVSAIVASVFYTIMRFVNENVLWDTITTLGLMICFYYGITAFACVWYFRKQWFDSVRNAFFTLLFPLVGGVILLILFGITLVESMDPDYGSGTEWFGLGSVFVLGVAIIGLGIIIMIWQAIRRPAYFRGETLSMDAPASLRRRRR comes from the coding sequence ATGACCGAAGACACGGATGCTGCGCCGCCGCTTGCCGCGCCGGCCGCCCAGAGCGATGGCGGGCTCTCCTCGAAAGGTCTGAGCGCCGGCACCGTCGGTCTGATCGGCGCCGTCGTCATCGGCATCTCGTGCATCGCGCCGGCGTACACGCTCACCGCGGCACTGGGCCCGACCGTGTCGGAGGTCGGGTTCCAGGTGCCGGCGATCATCCTGGTCGGTTTCATCCCGATGCTGCTGGTGGCGTTCGGCTATCGCGAGCTGAATCGACGGATGCCGGACGCCGGCACGTCCTTCACCTGGGCTGCCCGCGCCTTCGGCCCATGGGTGGGCTGGATGGCCGGATGGGGACTGATCGCCGCGACCATCCTGGTGCTGTCCAACCTCGCCGGCATCGCCGTCGAGTTCCTCTTCCTGCTCATCGACCAGATCGCCGGCAGTCCCGGCTCGATCGCCGAGCTGGCGTTCAACCCGTTCATCAACGTCGTGGTCTGCCTGCTGTTCATGCTCGGCGCCACGACGATCTCCTACCGCGACATGCAGACCACGCAGAAGCTGCAGTACGTGCTGGTCAGCTTCCAGGTGGTCGTGCTCGTGATCTTCTCGGTCGCGGCGTTCGTCCACGTCGCTCAGGGCAACGCGTTCGACGCGAGCCCCGTCGAGCTGTCCTGGTTCAACCCCTTCGCGGTCGGCTCGTTCACGGCAGTGGTGGCCGGTCTGTCGCTGTCGATCTTCATCTTCTGGGGCTGGGATGTGACCCTCACCATGAACGAGGAGACCAGGGACCCGGAGAAGACCCCGGGCCGCGCGGCGACGCTGACGGTCATCACCATCGTGGTGCTGTATCTGCTGATCTCGGTCTCGCTGCTCGCGTTCGCCGGGACCGGCGCGGAAGGACTGGGGCTGGGCAACGAGGACATCCAGGCGAACGTGTTCTTCTTCCTGTCCGGCCCGATTCTCGGCCCGCTCGCCTTCCTCGTCTCGCTGGCGGTGCTGACCAGCTCCGCGTCCTCGCTGCAGTCGACCTTCGTCTCACCCGCGCGCACGCTGCTGGCGATGGGCCACTACGGGGCGCTGCCGCGACGGTTCGCCGAAGTCAGCCCGCGCTTCTTCACCCCGGGGTTCGCGACGATCGTCTCTGCCATCGTGGCGTCGGTGTTCTACACGATCATGCGATTCGTCAACGAGAACGTCCTGTGGGACACGATCACGACCCTCGGCTTGATGATCTGCTTCTACTACGGCATCACCGCGTTCGCGTGCGTCTGGTATTTCCGCAAGCAGTGGTTCGACTCGGTCCGCAACGCGTTCTTCACCCTGCTGTTCCCGCTGGTGGGCGGAGTCATCCTGCTGATCCTGTTCGGGATCACGCTCGTCGAGAGCATGGACCCCGATTACGGCAGCGGGACGGAATGGTTCGGGCTGGGCAGCGTGTTCGTGCTCGGCGTGGCCATCATCGGTCTGGGGATCATCATCATGATCTGGCAGGCGATCAGGCGGCCGGCCTATTTCCGAGGCGAGACGCTCTCGATGGACGCCCCCGCGAGCCTGCGCCGCCGCCGCCGCTAG
- a CDS encoding universal stress protein: MSGRIVVGYTATDAGEDAVALGARLAAASGSGLDVVVVLPSDGRSVITPPDASYDRYLRDKAAAWLDAAASGVPEGTAVTTNVRYADSFAEGLEAAAQEFGATHIVVGAANGGRRGRHRLGSVATELLHSSSVPVVLAPEGSRRVDPAIGVTRVTAAIGTRPGADALLHEATSLAEATGAELRLLSLVTVDLPASVDTGVIRIAGAAHADEVLARARAALANGGAAEAVVARGDSIEDAVQNLSWEPGELAIVASSRLAQPRRLFLGSTAAKMLHELPVPMIVVPRTRTAEGASR; the protein is encoded by the coding sequence ATGAGCGGTCGCATCGTCGTCGGATACACCGCCACGGACGCCGGTGAGGATGCCGTCGCGCTCGGTGCGCGCCTGGCCGCGGCATCCGGATCCGGGCTGGATGTCGTCGTGGTGCTGCCCAGCGACGGTCGCAGCGTGATCACGCCTCCCGATGCGAGCTACGACCGCTACCTCAGGGACAAGGCCGCCGCCTGGCTGGATGCCGCGGCCTCCGGCGTCCCGGAAGGCACTGCGGTCACCACGAACGTCCGCTACGCCGACTCCTTCGCGGAGGGGCTGGAGGCGGCCGCGCAGGAGTTCGGTGCCACGCACATCGTCGTCGGCGCCGCCAACGGCGGCCGCCGCGGACGGCATCGCCTGGGGTCGGTGGCCACCGAACTGCTGCACTCCTCGAGCGTTCCGGTCGTCCTCGCACCGGAGGGGTCCCGCCGGGTCGATCCGGCCATCGGCGTCACCCGCGTCACCGCCGCGATCGGGACCCGCCCGGGCGCGGACGCGCTGCTGCATGAGGCGACCTCGCTCGCCGAGGCCACCGGAGCGGAGCTGCGGCTGCTCTCCCTGGTGACGGTCGACCTCCCGGCGAGTGTCGATACCGGTGTCATCCGCATCGCCGGTGCCGCGCACGCGGATGAGGTGCTCGCGCGGGCTCGGGCCGCGCTTGCCAACGGCGGCGCGGCCGAGGCGGTGGTGGCCCGCGGGGACAGCATCGAGGACGCCGTGCAGAACCTCAGCTGGGAGCCCGGCGAGCTGGCCATCGTCGCCTCGAGCCGCCTGGCGCAGCCGCGCCGGCTGTTCCTCGGCTCCACGGCCGCCAAGATGCTGCACGAACTGCCCGTCCCCATGATCGTGGTGCCGCGCACGCGGACCGCGGAAGGAGCGTCGCGATGA
- a CDS encoding NAD(P)/FAD-dependent oxidoreductase — MVELNRDVVIVGAGAAGLTAANQLKKAGLSVAVLEARDRVGGRLWTDVIDGAMLEIGGQWVSPDQGALIETLADLGLETYDRYRAGDSVYVDQHAQLTRFTGEIFPVPPATEKAMVELIELLDSLAAQMDPDRPWAHPDAEALDRVSFEAWLAEHTDDEEARDNIALFIAGAMLTKPAHTFSTLQAVLMAASAGSFSHLVDADFILDKRVVGGLQQVPLLLAERLGDDVFLGQAVRTLEWGTSTGAGSPRVTAVADGMTVRARFAILALAPNLYPRISFVPALPRLQHQMHQHLSMGFVIKVHAVYDRPFWREQGLSGTAFSPYQLVHEAYDNTNHDDPRGTLVGFVSDQHADDVFRLSAEERKERILESLSHYYGPEAKNPVVYYESDWGSEEWTRGAYAASFDLGGLHRYGADLRAPVGPIRFACSDLAGAGYQHVDGAIRMGRLAAAQLIQEARA, encoded by the coding sequence ATGGTCGAGCTGAACCGTGACGTCGTGATCGTCGGGGCGGGGGCCGCCGGGCTCACGGCCGCGAACCAGCTGAAGAAGGCCGGGCTGTCCGTGGCGGTGCTGGAAGCACGCGACCGGGTCGGCGGCCGGCTGTGGACCGACGTGATCGACGGGGCGATGCTCGAGATCGGCGGCCAGTGGGTCTCGCCTGACCAGGGTGCGCTGATCGAGACCCTCGCGGACCTGGGCCTGGAGACCTACGACCGGTATCGCGCGGGCGACTCGGTGTACGTCGATCAGCATGCACAGCTGACGCGGTTCACCGGCGAGATCTTCCCGGTCCCGCCCGCGACCGAGAAGGCCATGGTCGAGCTCATCGAGCTGCTCGATTCCCTCGCCGCCCAGATGGACCCGGACCGGCCGTGGGCGCACCCCGACGCCGAGGCCCTCGATCGCGTCTCGTTCGAGGCGTGGCTGGCGGAGCACACCGATGACGAGGAAGCGCGGGACAACATCGCGCTGTTCATCGCCGGCGCGATGCTGACCAAGCCCGCGCACACGTTCTCCACCCTGCAGGCGGTGCTGATGGCCGCCAGCGCGGGCAGCTTCTCGCACCTCGTGGATGCGGACTTCATTCTCGACAAGCGCGTGGTGGGCGGGCTGCAGCAGGTGCCGCTGCTGCTGGCGGAGCGTCTCGGTGACGATGTGTTCCTCGGCCAGGCGGTGCGCACCCTGGAATGGGGCACCTCGACCGGTGCGGGCAGTCCCAGGGTCACCGCGGTCGCGGACGGCATGACCGTGCGCGCCCGGTTCGCGATCCTCGCCCTCGCGCCCAACCTCTATCCGCGGATCTCGTTCGTGCCCGCTCTGCCGCGGCTGCAGCATCAGATGCACCAGCACCTCTCGATGGGCTTCGTGATCAAGGTGCATGCCGTCTACGACCGCCCGTTCTGGCGGGAGCAGGGCCTGTCCGGCACAGCCTTCAGCCCCTACCAGCTGGTCCACGAGGCGTACGACAACACCAACCACGACGACCCGCGCGGCACCCTGGTCGGATTCGTCTCGGACCAGCACGCCGATGACGTGTTCCGCCTCTCCGCGGAGGAGCGCAAAGAGCGCATCCTCGAGTCGCTCTCGCACTACTACGGCCCGGAGGCGAAGAACCCCGTCGTCTACTACGAAAGCGACTGGGGCTCGGAGGAATGGACCCGCGGCGCGTACGCGGCGAGCTTCGACCTCGGCGGGCTGCACCGCTACGGCGCCGACCTGAGAGCACCCGTCGGCCCCATCCGCTTCGCGTGCAGCGACCTCGCCGGCGCCGGCTATCAGCACGTGGACGGCGCGATCCGCATGGGTCGCCTCGCCGCGGCGCAGCTGATCCAGGAGGCTCGCGCATGA
- the gabT gene encoding 4-aminobutyrate--2-oxoglutarate transaminase, whose protein sequence is MSAPATDTLTVPTPLGGPSLPQERRVVTSIPGPRSQELIARKAAAVAAGVGHTVPIQAVAAGGGVIVDADGNSLIDLGAGIAVTTLGNAHPRVVAAVQAQVAQFTHTCFMVSPYESYVAVAEALNRITPGDHEKKSALFNSGAEAVENAVKIARKYTKKQAVVAFDHGYHGRTNLTMALTAKSMPYKSGFGPFAGEVYRAPMSYPFRDGLSGPDAARRAISIIEKQVGADNVAAIVLEPIQGEGGFIVPAEGFLPALVDWCRENDVVFIADEVQTGFARTGAMFASEHFGIVPDLITTAKGIAGGLPLAAVTGRAEIMDASHAGGLGGTYGGNPLACAAAVAAIDAYENDGLIARANELGAILIERLAALRASDPRLGDVRGHGAMIAAEFVDPATGDPDAALTAAIAKHCIANGVIVLTCGTYGNVIRFLPPLSISDELLGEGMDVVASALRDL, encoded by the coding sequence ATGAGCGCGCCCGCCACCGATACCCTGACCGTCCCCACCCCCCTCGGTGGACCGAGCCTCCCGCAGGAGCGGCGGGTCGTGACCAGCATCCCCGGACCGCGCTCCCAGGAGCTGATCGCCCGCAAAGCCGCCGCGGTGGCAGCCGGGGTCGGGCACACGGTGCCGATCCAGGCCGTCGCGGCCGGCGGGGGAGTGATCGTGGACGCCGACGGCAACTCGCTGATCGACCTCGGCGCCGGCATCGCCGTGACCACGCTGGGCAACGCGCACCCTCGGGTGGTCGCGGCCGTTCAGGCCCAGGTCGCGCAGTTCACCCACACGTGCTTCATGGTCTCGCCTTACGAGTCCTACGTCGCGGTCGCCGAAGCGTTGAACCGTATCACGCCCGGCGACCACGAGAAGAAGAGCGCGCTGTTCAACTCCGGCGCCGAGGCCGTCGAGAACGCGGTCAAGATCGCCCGCAAATACACCAAGAAGCAGGCCGTCGTCGCGTTCGACCACGGTTACCACGGCCGCACCAACCTTACGATGGCGCTGACGGCCAAGAGCATGCCCTACAAGAGCGGGTTCGGCCCGTTCGCCGGCGAGGTCTACCGCGCTCCCATGTCCTACCCGTTCCGGGACGGGTTGAGCGGGCCGGATGCCGCTCGGCGGGCCATCTCGATCATCGAGAAGCAGGTCGGAGCCGACAACGTGGCGGCGATCGTGCTGGAGCCGATCCAGGGCGAGGGCGGCTTCATCGTCCCGGCGGAGGGCTTCCTGCCGGCGCTGGTGGACTGGTGCCGCGAGAATGACGTGGTGTTCATCGCCGACGAGGTGCAGACCGGATTCGCGCGCACCGGTGCGATGTTCGCGAGCGAGCACTTCGGCATCGTGCCCGACCTGATCACCACCGCGAAGGGGATCGCCGGCGGGCTTCCGCTGGCGGCGGTGACCGGCCGGGCCGAGATCATGGATGCCTCGCACGCCGGCGGTCTGGGGGGCACGTACGGCGGCAACCCGCTCGCCTGCGCCGCAGCCGTGGCCGCGATCGACGCGTACGAGAACGACGGGCTCATCGCCCGGGCGAACGAGCTGGGCGCCATCCTCATCGAGCGCCTCGCCGCGCTGCGCGCCTCGGACCCCCGACTGGGCGATGTGCGCGGACACGGAGCGATGATCGCCGCGGAGTTCGTCGACCCGGCCACGGGGGATCCGGATGCCGCTCTGACCGCGGCGATCGCGAAGCACTGCATCGCGAACGGGGTCATCGTGCTCACCTGCGGGACCTACGGGAACGTCATCCGCTTCCTTCCTCCGCTGTCCATCTCCGACGAGCTGCTCGGCGAAGGGATGGACGTGGTGGCATCCGCGCTGCGCGACCTGTGA
- a CDS encoding PucR family transcriptional regulator: MQTTDTPTLGALLARGDLRLRLEGDGAALAEGALDRPLRWVHSSDLADPTPFLSEGLALLTTGTQFQDAADDPAVYREYVSRLSARGVIGLGFGTEVVRDGIPPLLVEACRALRMPLFEVPYRTPFIAVARAGAEAIAAQSYARRSWALAAQRAISLAALRPDGLGATLAELARQLDAWVGLFDGAGSLTREHPGALEPAVAEELRSEVGAVLRRGARAGSSLRIRGTAFTLQTLGRGGHLRGVIAMSAADLDQEGRGVVTAVVAMAGLALEQQQGMDRARTLLRAGLVHALRSDDPTLARRIARDLWGGLPAPPVLVAMTDAAAARRDAVREWLELRADQRRGRLFFGRSEDGLVLVVNAADADLLEELAERFEVHIGVSDPAAYDAFSGGVDQARLARDRGDGRVSRFRDAVGTGVLSVPPSPEARTVADAALAPLVRHDLEHNTALRETVRAWLANDCSHEASARALGVHRHTVRARIAAAERVLGLDLGSFPVRAELWAALRLSS, encoded by the coding sequence GTGCAGACGACCGACACTCCTACGCTGGGTGCGCTGCTGGCGCGCGGGGATCTGCGGCTCCGACTGGAGGGGGACGGCGCTGCGCTCGCCGAGGGCGCGTTGGATCGGCCGCTGCGCTGGGTGCACAGCTCGGACCTCGCCGATCCCACGCCGTTCCTGTCCGAGGGGCTCGCGCTGCTGACCACCGGGACGCAGTTCCAGGATGCTGCGGACGACCCCGCCGTGTACCGCGAGTACGTGAGCCGGCTGTCCGCGCGCGGAGTGATCGGTCTCGGCTTCGGCACGGAAGTGGTGCGCGACGGGATTCCGCCGCTGCTGGTGGAGGCGTGCCGCGCGCTGCGGATGCCGCTGTTCGAGGTGCCGTACCGCACGCCGTTCATCGCGGTCGCCCGGGCCGGGGCGGAGGCGATCGCCGCGCAGTCCTACGCGCGACGAAGCTGGGCACTCGCTGCGCAGCGCGCGATCTCGCTCGCTGCGCTGCGGCCGGACGGGCTGGGAGCGACCCTGGCCGAGCTCGCGCGGCAGCTGGATGCGTGGGTCGGGCTGTTCGACGGCGCCGGCTCGCTGACCCGCGAGCACCCCGGCGCGCTGGAGCCCGCCGTGGCGGAGGAGCTGCGCTCCGAGGTCGGTGCGGTGCTGCGCCGCGGCGCGCGGGCCGGATCGTCGCTGCGCATCCGCGGCACCGCTTTCACGTTGCAGACGCTCGGACGCGGCGGGCACCTGCGCGGAGTGATCGCGATGTCCGCAGCCGATCTGGATCAGGAGGGGCGCGGTGTGGTCACCGCCGTCGTGGCGATGGCGGGGCTCGCACTCGAGCAGCAGCAGGGAATGGATCGCGCCCGCACGCTCCTGCGCGCCGGTCTCGTGCACGCGCTGCGCAGCGACGATCCGACCCTTGCCCGGCGCATTGCCCGCGATCTGTGGGGCGGGCTGCCCGCACCGCCGGTGCTGGTGGCGATGACGGACGCCGCGGCCGCCCGGCGGGACGCCGTGCGGGAGTGGCTGGAGCTGCGTGCGGATCAGCGGCGCGGGCGACTGTTCTTCGGTCGCAGCGAGGACGGCCTGGTGCTGGTGGTCAACGCCGCCGACGCCGACCTGCTGGAGGAGCTCGCGGAGCGATTCGAGGTCCACATCGGCGTCTCGGACCCGGCCGCGTACGACGCGTTCTCCGGCGGTGTGGATCAGGCCCGTCTCGCCCGCGATCGCGGCGACGGGCGCGTTTCGCGCTTCCGCGACGCCGTCGGCACCGGCGTATTGTCCGTCCCGCCCTCGCCCGAGGCCCGCACCGTCGCCGACGCGGCCCTCGCGCCGCTGGTGCGGCACGACCTCGAGCACAACACCGCCCTGCGCGAGACCGTGCGCGCGTGGCTGGCGAACGACTGCTCGCACGAGGCTTCCGCTCGCGCCCTCGGCGTGCACCGGCACACCGTCCGCGCACGGATCGCGGCGGCCGAGCGCGTGCTGGGTCTGGACCTCGGCTCGTTCCCCGTTCGCGCCGAACTGTGGGCTGCGCTGCGGCTGAGTTCCTGA